From the genome of Candidatus Desulfarcum epimagneticum, one region includes:
- the hmeD gene encoding Hdr-like menaquinol oxidoreductase iron-sulfur subunit codes for MSDDLGKPDELFSGIDHRPPATGWMDTPTHIRKGMYCYASNPKSVKYLGLPNARKWDPTEEDWKLPENWQEIISEGFRERLEKFRSFKVFMDICVRCGACADKCHFFIGTGDPKNMPVVRAELLRSIYRNDFTKVGKILGKIGGARPMTLDVLKEWWYYLFQCSECRRCSVFCPYGIDTAEITIMGRELLNLIGLNIDWIATPVANCYRTGNHLGIQPHAFKDMIDFFVEDIEDLTGVTVDPSFNRKGADILFITPSGDVFADPGTYTAMGYLMLFHYLRERYGFDITWSTYASEGGNFGFFTSHETMKRLNAKMYAEAKRLGVKWILGGECGHMWRVINQYMDTMNGPADFLEEPVNPITGTKFENAKSTKMVHIAEFLSDLIQHDKLELDKSRNDKLKVTFHDSCNPARGMGLLDEPRHVIKNVCNHFYEMPANTIREQTFCCGSGAGLNAGENMELRLTGGLPRANAVQFVRDTHGVNMLACVCAIDRAALPALMEYWAPEVEVTGLTELVANALVMPGETERTTDLRGEPLSGTEE; via the coding sequence ATGTCAGACGATCTTGGAAAACCAGATGAACTGTTTTCAGGGATAGACCACCGCCCCCCCGCGACGGGATGGATGGACACCCCGACCCATATAAGAAAGGGGATGTACTGCTACGCCTCCAACCCCAAAAGCGTGAAGTACCTGGGTCTTCCCAACGCCAGAAAATGGGACCCCACGGAAGAGGACTGGAAGCTTCCCGAAAACTGGCAGGAGATTATATCCGAAGGATTCAGGGAGCGCCTTGAAAAATTCCGCTCCTTTAAAGTCTTTATGGATATATGCGTCAGATGCGGCGCGTGCGCCGACAAATGCCATTTTTTCATCGGGACCGGGGATCCCAAAAACATGCCGGTGGTCAGAGCCGAGCTGCTTCGCTCCATCTACCGGAACGATTTCACCAAAGTCGGTAAAATACTTGGGAAAATCGGCGGCGCCCGGCCCATGACCCTGGACGTTTTGAAAGAGTGGTGGTACTACCTGTTCCAATGCTCGGAGTGCCGGCGCTGCTCGGTCTTCTGCCCTTACGGCATCGACACGGCCGAAATCACCATCATGGGCCGGGAGCTTTTGAACCTCATCGGACTCAACATCGACTGGATCGCCACCCCGGTGGCCAACTGCTACCGCACGGGAAACCACCTCGGGATCCAGCCCCACGCCTTCAAAGACATGATCGATTTCTTCGTGGAGGACATTGAGGACCTCACCGGCGTCACTGTGGACCCGAGCTTCAACCGAAAAGGCGCGGACATCCTGTTCATCACGCCCTCGGGAGACGTGTTCGCCGATCCGGGCACCTACACGGCCATGGGATACCTGATGCTCTTCCATTATTTAAGGGAGAGATACGGATTCGACATCACCTGGAGCACCTACGCTTCGGAAGGCGGAAACTTCGGATTTTTCACCTCCCACGAAACCATGAAGCGGCTCAACGCGAAAATGTACGCCGAGGCCAAGCGGCTCGGAGTCAAATGGATTCTCGGGGGCGAATGCGGCCACATGTGGCGGGTCATCAACCAGTACATGGACACCATGAACGGCCCCGCCGACTTCCTGGAGGAGCCGGTCAACCCCATCACCGGGACCAAATTCGAAAACGCGAAGTCCACCAAGATGGTTCACATCGCCGAATTTCTTTCCGACCTGATCCAGCATGACAAGCTGGAGCTGGACAAATCGAGAAACGACAAGCTCAAAGTCACCTTCCATGATTCCTGCAACCCCGCGAGAGGCATGGGGCTTTTGGACGAACCCCGGCATGTCATCAAAAATGTCTGCAATCATTTTTATGAAATGCCGGCCAACACCATCCGGGAGCAGACATTCTGCTGCGGAAGCGGGGCCGGGCTCAACGCCGGCGAAAACATGGAGCTTCGTCTTACGGGAGGACTTCCCAGGGCCAACGCGGTTCAGTTTGTCCGGGACACACATGGAGTCAACATGCTCGCCTGCGTCTGCGCCATCGACCGGGCGGCGCTTCCCGCATTAATGGAATACTGGGCGCCGGAGGTGGAGGTCACCGGTTTGACGGAACTGGTCGCCAACGCCCTGGTCATGCCCGGTGAAACCGAAAGAACCACCGACTTGCGTGGCGAACCATTGTCTGGAACGGAGGAATAA
- the hmeC gene encoding Hdr-like menaquinol oxidoreductase cytochrome b-like subunit — translation MNVKYMWSLLAAIALFLVSYAGSEAGLQALFGIVIPYLAIVIFLAGVIWRVMNWARSPVPFRIPTTCGQQKSLPWIKQNKIDNPSSKGAVVLRMIMEILFFRSLFRNTRAGIVKDGSKISYKLEIWLWLGALAFHWSFFTVLARHMRFFLEPVPAPVAFLEKLDGFLQIGLPGILISGVLLLAGALFLLVRRIVLPHVRYISLAADYFPLFIILGIAISGIMMRYFTKIDVVAAKQLAMGLVTFHPVIPEGIGGVFFVHLFFVSVLLIYFPFSKLMHLGGVFLSPTRNLTADTRARRHVNPWNYPVHVHTYEEYEDDFREKMIGAGLPVEKTTTAEAPQTEEKE, via the coding sequence ATGAATGTAAAATACATGTGGTCCCTCCTGGCGGCTATCGCGCTGTTCCTGGTGTCCTACGCGGGGAGCGAAGCCGGGTTGCAGGCGCTGTTCGGCATCGTGATCCCCTACCTGGCCATCGTCATTTTCCTGGCGGGCGTGATCTGGCGCGTCATGAACTGGGCGCGGTCCCCGGTTCCCTTCCGCATTCCCACGACATGCGGACAGCAGAAATCGCTGCCCTGGATCAAACAGAACAAAATCGACAATCCCTCCTCCAAAGGCGCGGTTGTTTTGCGAATGATCATGGAAATCCTGTTTTTCAGATCATTGTTCCGAAACACCCGGGCGGGAATTGTGAAGGACGGGTCCAAAATTTCCTACAAGCTGGAAATCTGGCTCTGGCTGGGGGCGCTGGCCTTTCACTGGTCTTTTTTCACCGTGCTCGCCCGGCATATGCGTTTTTTCTTAGAGCCGGTTCCGGCGCCGGTGGCCTTCCTGGAAAAGCTGGACGGATTTTTGCAGATCGGCCTCCCCGGAATTCTGATCTCCGGCGTCCTCCTTCTGGCCGGCGCGCTGTTCCTTCTGGTCCGCCGGATCGTTTTGCCCCATGTCCGCTATATTTCCCTGGCGGCCGATTATTTTCCCCTTTTCATTATCCTGGGAATCGCCATATCGGGAATCATGATGCGTTATTTCACAAAAATCGACGTGGTGGCCGCGAAACAGCTCGCCATGGGCCTGGTGACCTTCCACCCGGTGATTCCCGAGGGAATCGGCGGCGTGTTCTTCGTTCACCTGTTTTTTGTAAGCGTTCTTCTGATCTATTTTCCCTTCAGCAAACTGATGCACCTGGGAGGCGTGTTTTTAAGCCCCACGCGAAATCTCACCGCCGACACCCGGGCCAGGCGGCATGTGAATCCTTGGAATTACCCCGTCCATGTGCACACCTATGAAGAGTACGAGGACGATTTCAGGGAAAAAATGATCGGGGCCGGACTTCCGGTGGAAAAAACAACAACCGCTGAGGCGCCTCAGACGGAAGAAAAGGAGTAA
- a CDS encoding conserved hypothetical protein (Evidence 4 : Unknown function but conserved in other organisms) → MDALFKKTIEEQRDKIIKKWFNQTVDSYPPDTAAFLKRQKDPFANPVGRTASRTLSALFDALTGETDREKLESILDPLIKIRALQNFTPSQAVFFVHGLKKIIRDLFPDSKKSAVLADLLDFESRIDSVGFIAFDLYMEKREKVYHLKALEVRNRTFTVFERAGLVAEPSPEEFEKFGDDPAAGA, encoded by the coding sequence ATGGACGCTTTATTTAAAAAAACGATCGAAGAGCAGCGAGACAAAATCATCAAAAAATGGTTCAACCAGACGGTTGACTCCTATCCCCCGGACACCGCCGCTTTTTTAAAAAGGCAAAAAGACCCCTTCGCCAATCCCGTCGGCCGAACCGCCTCCCGAACTCTGTCCGCTCTGTTTGACGCGCTGACCGGCGAAACCGACCGGGAAAAGCTGGAGTCCATCCTGGACCCCCTGATCAAAATCCGCGCCCTCCAGAATTTCACCCCATCCCAGGCCGTTTTTTTCGTCCATGGGCTAAAAAAAATCATCCGGGACCTGTTCCCCGACTCAAAAAAAAGCGCCGTGCTCGCGGATCTGCTGGATTTCGAATCCAGGATCGACTCGGTCGGCTTCATCGCCTTTGACCTTTACATGGAAAAACGGGAAAAGGTATACCATTTAAAAGCGCTGGAGGTCCGGAACCGTACATTCACAGTGTTCGAGCGCGCCGGACTGGTGGCTGAGCCATCCCCGGAGGAATTCGAAAAATTCGGCGACGATCCGGCGGCCGGGGCCTGA
- a CDS encoding conserved hypothetical protein (Evidence 4 : Unknown function but conserved in other organisms), with protein MTDGPGKTPEMLREEEEKKQAIFDSMSEKRRKHILKRGYEEWDPFLAPKDPIDIRKDKTRRTSRTLIREFLQSRTFDDYSNAYGQGAMDICLGMMSGDDRFRGMYEFACWHHELVKREGHE; from the coding sequence ATGACTGACGGTCCCGGCAAAACCCCGGAGATGCTCCGGGAGGAAGAGGAAAAAAAACAGGCGATTTTCGACAGCATGTCCGAGAAGCGCCGGAAACATATTCTGAAAAGGGGATACGAGGAGTGGGACCCTTTTCTGGCGCCCAAAGACCCCATTGACATTCGGAAGGACAAGACCCGGCGAACCAGCCGGACCCTGATCCGGGAATTTCTCCAGTCCAGAACCTTCGACGATTACAGCAACGCCTACGGCCAGGGAGCCATGGACATCTGCCTGGGGATGATGAGCGGGGACGACCGCTTTCGCGGAATGTATGAATTCGCCTGCTGGCACCACGAACTGGTGAAACGCGAAGGCCATGAATAG